A genomic window from Tolypothrix sp. PCC 7910 includes:
- a CDS encoding DUF3531 family protein: MHIQFREFNPFDVWIWLRFSTIPSARERQYIEEVFNSWFYLGKLGAFNAENLQVQDTGLDISYMNYDEQGYDKSLLALMHNMGEFEYEGEWGRCWFDLGTSDAIALDILINALTQLSEEYVTIEELYIGGENEDWPIEENENNSYSMYDN, translated from the coding sequence ATGCATATCCAGTTTCGTGAGTTTAATCCTTTTGATGTCTGGATTTGGCTGAGGTTCAGCACGATTCCTTCGGCGCGGGAAAGGCAATACATAGAAGAGGTTTTCAATTCTTGGTTTTATTTAGGTAAATTGGGTGCTTTTAACGCCGAAAATCTTCAGGTGCAAGACACAGGACTGGATATTAGTTACATGAATTACGACGAGCAAGGTTATGACAAAAGCTTGCTGGCGCTAATGCATAACATGGGTGAGTTCGAGTATGAAGGAGAATGGGGACGTTGTTGGTTTGATTTAGGAACCAGTGATGCGATCGCCTTAGATATCTTAATTAACGCTCTCACTCAGCTAAGTGAAGAATATGTCACTATTGAGGAATTATATATCGGTGGCGAAAACGAAGATTGGCCCATAGAGGAGAACGAAAACAACTCTTACTCTATGTACGATAATTAG
- a CDS encoding NUDIX hydrolase, with product MSKAGEIRVLALGLIRDGERIFVSEGYDPGKQSTFYRALGGGVDFGETSLLALQREFQEEIQAELTNIRYLGCIENLFIFNGRQGHEIIQLYQCDFADPKFYQLESLIFSESANHQHRALWIHIERFKSGELRLVPAEFFNYL from the coding sequence ATGAGCAAAGCAGGAGAAATTCGGGTTTTAGCCTTGGGATTGATTCGCGATGGCGAACGCATCTTTGTTTCCGAAGGCTACGATCCCGGCAAGCAATCTACATTTTACCGGGCTTTAGGAGGTGGGGTAGATTTTGGCGAAACCAGCCTTCTCGCCCTACAAAGGGAGTTTCAAGAAGAAATTCAGGCAGAATTAACCAATATTCGCTATTTAGGTTGTATTGAGAATCTGTTTATATTTAACGGTAGGCAGGGACACGAAATTATTCAACTTTACCAATGTGATTTTGCTGATCCCAAATTTTATCAATTAGAGAGCCTAATATTTTCTGAGTCCGCAAACCATCAACATCGGGCACTTTGGATTCATATCGAGCGGTTTAAATCAGGCGAATTAAGGCTAGTACCAGCAGAATTTTTCAATTATTTATAA
- a CDS encoding ABC transporter ATP-binding protein, producing MIQSRRLAKLSAYLRPHWREAILGILALLTVNGLGVYIPWLIRGCVDRLSTTFDWYEILNYVVVIFLLSSAMWLIRMASRIWLFGVGREVEFDLKQRIFEHLLKLEPSYFATHTIGDLISRATSDVENIKRLLGFAVLSLANTFFAYVLTLPVMLAISVDLTLASLAVYPLMFFLVHLFSDRLRKQQTVVQEQLSDISELIQEDISGIALIKIYAQEENERRAFAEKNQQLLTANLELAKSRNTLFPLIGGLANISSLVILWLGASRIAAGNLAVGDFLALLIYVERLVFPTALLGFTITAYQRGEVSIDRLESILSVTPKIKDTGDVVHLPKTQVKGKLRAKNFTYTYPGATTPALDNINFTINPGETVAIVGAIGSGKSTLANALPHLLDIEPGQLFLDGVDITKIALADLRGAIAYVPQDSFLFSTTIRNNIRYGDPLSEQENVECVAKMAQIDSEINNFTQKYDTIVGERGITLSGGQRQRTALSRAMLVDAPVLILDDALSSVDNQTATQILKNLSTGTVKKTVVFITHQLSAAAAADRIFVMDKGKIVQIGTHLTLVQREGLYRTLWSQHQIEELLR from the coding sequence ATGATACAATCTCGACGACTTGCTAAACTCAGTGCTTACCTGCGTCCCCATTGGCGGGAAGCAATTTTAGGTATTTTGGCTTTATTGACTGTCAATGGATTAGGCGTTTATATACCTTGGTTAATTCGCGGTTGCGTTGACAGACTCTCAACAACTTTCGACTGGTATGAAATTCTCAATTACGTAGTCGTTATTTTCTTGCTCAGTTCGGCAATGTGGTTAATCCGTATGGCTTCCCGCATTTGGCTGTTCGGAGTGGGACGAGAGGTAGAATTTGATTTAAAACAACGTATTTTTGAACATTTACTCAAGTTAGAGCCTTCTTACTTCGCCACACATACTATCGGTGATTTAATTAGTAGGGCTACTAGCGATGTGGAAAATATCAAGCGGTTGTTGGGTTTTGCCGTCCTGAGTTTAGCAAATACATTTTTTGCGTATGTTCTAACGCTGCCTGTAATGTTGGCAATTAGCGTCGATTTAACATTAGCCTCCCTGGCAGTATATCCATTAATGTTCTTTTTGGTGCATTTGTTTAGCGATCGCTTACGTAAACAACAAACCGTAGTTCAAGAACAACTATCTGATATTAGTGAACTCATTCAAGAAGATATTAGTGGCATTGCCTTAATTAAAATTTACGCTCAAGAAGAAAACGAACGTCGCGCCTTCGCCGAGAAAAATCAGCAGCTATTGACGGCTAACTTAGAACTAGCAAAAAGCCGCAATACATTGTTTCCCCTAATTGGGGGTTTAGCCAATATCAGTTCGCTGGTAATTCTCTGGTTGGGAGCATCCCGCATTGCGGCGGGAAACCTGGCTGTGGGGGATTTTTTGGCACTATTGATTTATGTCGAGCGTTTAGTTTTTCCCACCGCTTTGTTAGGGTTTACCATTACCGCCTATCAACGAGGTGAGGTGAGTATCGATCGCTTAGAGTCTATTCTCAGCGTTACACCCAAAATTAAAGATACAGGCGATGTCGTTCATCTACCCAAAACCCAAGTTAAAGGGAAACTGAGAGCGAAAAATTTCACTTATACATATCCAGGCGCTACCACCCCAGCTTTAGATAATATCAACTTCACTATTAATCCTGGGGAAACAGTGGCAATTGTGGGTGCTATTGGTTCTGGGAAATCAACTTTAGCAAACGCCTTACCACACTTATTAGACATTGAGCCAGGACAGTTATTTTTGGATGGAGTGGACATTACCAAAATAGCATTAGCAGATTTGAGAGGTGCGATCGCCTATGTCCCCCAAGATAGTTTTCTGTTCAGCACCACCATTAGAAATAACATTCGCTACGGCGATCCACTTAGCGAGCAAGAAAATGTAGAATGCGTAGCCAAGATGGCGCAAATTGACTCAGAAATTAACAATTTTACCCAAAAGTATGACACTATAGTTGGTGAACGGGGGATTACTCTTTCTGGCGGTCAAAGACAACGTACTGCTTTATCTAGAGCTATGTTAGTTGATGCCCCAGTGTTAATTTTGGATGATGCCCTTTCTAGCGTCGATAATCAAACAGCTACCCAAATCCTCAAAAATCTCTCCACTGGTACAGTCAAAAAAACTGTCGTTTTTATCACGCATCAACTATCTGCTGCTGCTGCTGCTGACCGAATTTTTGTGATGGATAAAGGGAAAATTGTTCAAATAGGCACTCACTTAACTCTGGTGCAAAGAGAAGGCCTTTACAGGACTTTGTGGAGCCAACATCAAATAGAAGAATTACTACGTTAG
- a CDS encoding succinylglutamate desuccinylase/aspartoacylase family protein has protein sequence MLPHIETIFLRQMASGDRLFLQLYKFIGSQSGKKVYIQSNLHGAEISGNAVIHQLIEFLLSVEQNDLIGEIWLLPVCNPMGTNERAQHFSPGRYCTYESKDWNRIFWDYEKQNSDLLAFAKSQINENLENIRQTYLNNIKKDFAQNLDAINSPQSVPYSEIFRYQLQSLSLDADYLIDLHSSTNQGLDYIYYFRDREESAKYFLLDLGILLDKYDGDAFDEAFIKPWLALEDCFRQLGREIKFDIEAWTLELGAGMQINPNSVAQGVAGVKNYLVQKKVLQNLPYTKSPEMYFAKSSNRQKYYAIAGGMIQSRVALGTKIKAGDKLYQILSFNKENQLPKVIDVCASEDGLVYDVSTNQAVNQGEFVLGIIH, from the coding sequence ATGCTGCCACATATTGAAACTATATTTTTACGACAAATGGCTTCAGGCGATCGCCTGTTTTTACAACTGTACAAATTCATTGGTTCTCAATCTGGTAAAAAGGTTTATATCCAATCCAATCTTCACGGTGCAGAAATTTCTGGCAATGCTGTTATTCATCAATTGATTGAGTTTTTATTATCAGTTGAGCAGAATGATTTAATAGGAGAAATTTGGTTGCTGCCTGTTTGTAATCCTATGGGTACTAATGAACGCGCTCAACATTTTTCTCCTGGTCGTTATTGTACCTATGAATCTAAAGATTGGAATCGCATTTTTTGGGATTATGAAAAACAAAATAGTGATTTATTAGCTTTTGCCAAATCTCAAATTAATGAGAATTTAGAAAATATTCGGCAGACCTATTTAAATAATATCAAAAAAGATTTTGCTCAAAATTTAGATGCAATCAATTCTCCGCAGAGCGTACCTTATAGCGAAATATTTCGTTATCAACTCCAATCTCTGAGTCTGGATGCTGACTACTTAATTGATTTGCATAGCTCTACTAATCAAGGTTTAGACTATATTTATTATTTCCGCGATCGCGAGGAAAGCGCCAAATATTTCTTGCTGGACTTGGGGATTCTGCTTGATAAATATGATGGTGATGCTTTTGATGAAGCATTTATTAAACCTTGGTTGGCTTTAGAAGATTGTTTTCGCCAATTGGGTAGAGAAATTAAATTTGATATCGAAGCTTGGACATTAGAATTAGGCGCAGGTATGCAGATTAATCCTAATTCTGTGGCTCAAGGCGTAGCAGGTGTGAAAAATTATTTAGTCCAGAAAAAGGTATTACAAAATCTACCATATACTAAATCTCCTGAAATGTATTTTGCTAAGAGTAGCAATCGACAGAAATATTATGCGATCGCAGGTGGAATGATTCAATCTAGAGTTGCATTAGGTACAAAAATCAAAGCAGGTGACAAACTCTATCAAATTCTCAGTTTTAATAAGGAAAATCAGCTACCCAAAGTGATTGATGTCTGTGCATCTGAAGATGGCTTAGTTTATGATGTCTCTACAAATCAAGCTGTGAATCAAGGTGAGTTCGTTTTGGGAATTATCCATTAG
- a CDS encoding WGxxGxxG family protein, translating into MQRLNVSKILGSTVLALSLATLPSVLPASAQTTTNTDGTTTTTTDRPLTDGNYADGDWGLLGLLGLFGLFGRKSRRHDDSAYSNRDVVSSSRSNY; encoded by the coding sequence ATGCAACGCTTGAATGTTTCTAAGATTTTAGGAAGTACAGTTCTAGCCTTAAGTTTAGCTACCTTACCATCAGTTCTACCCGCTTCTGCTCAAACAACTACCAACACTGATGGTACTACTACTACGACTACAGACCGCCCTCTGACAGACGGTAATTATGCGGATGGCGATTGGGGTTTACTAGGTTTACTCGGTTTGTTTGGTTTATTTGGACGCAAGAGCCGCAGACATGATGACAGCGCTTACAGCAACCGCGATGTAGTTTCTTCTTCACGTTCTAACTATTAA
- a CDS encoding cupin domain-containing protein, whose protein sequence is MEIKIEHQPSQERLEQLGVKKWGIWQKEISKFPWTYDSQETCYFLAGNVIVTPDGEQPVEMGKGDLVIFPAGMSCTWEITSDVKKHYSFD, encoded by the coding sequence ATGGAAATTAAGATTGAGCATCAACCCAGTCAAGAACGCCTCGAACAGTTGGGTGTAAAAAAGTGGGGAATTTGGCAAAAAGAAATTTCAAAATTCCCTTGGACTTATGATTCTCAAGAAACTTGCTACTTTTTGGCAGGAAATGTAATTGTTACGCCAGATGGTGAACAGCCAGTGGAAATGGGTAAAGGTGATTTAGTAATCTTTCCGGCTGGAATGTCCTGTACATGGGAAATCACCAGTGACGTGAAAAAACATTATTCCTTTGATTAA
- a CDS encoding creatininase family protein → MLLHLSTWPEVEAYLQQSRGLIFPIGSTEQHGPTGLIGTDAICAEAIARGVGETTQAMVGPTINVGMALHHTAFPGTISLRPSTLIQVVRDYVTCLVKAGFTKFYFINGHGGNIATLKAAFSETYAHLEDLQIANAQLVQCQVGNWFMCSSVYKLAKELYGDQEGSHATPSEVAVTQYVYPEAIKQAPLAPEVASGHRIYSAADFRLHYPDGRMGSNPALATPEHGKQFYELAVKELSSNYLEFLNAE, encoded by the coding sequence ATGTTACTACATTTAAGTACCTGGCCTGAGGTTGAAGCTTATCTACAGCAGTCTAGAGGGCTGATTTTTCCGATAGGTTCTACAGAACAGCATGGCCCCACCGGATTAATTGGTACTGATGCGATTTGTGCAGAAGCGATCGCCCGTGGTGTCGGTGAAACAACTCAAGCAATGGTAGGCCCTACAATCAATGTTGGCATGGCGCTACATCATACCGCCTTTCCCGGTACGATAAGTCTGCGTCCCAGCACTTTAATTCAGGTAGTGCGAGATTACGTAACTTGTTTAGTTAAAGCAGGTTTTACCAAGTTCTACTTTATCAACGGACATGGTGGTAATATCGCCACCCTCAAAGCAGCTTTCTCGGAAACTTACGCCCACTTAGAAGATTTGCAGATTGCCAATGCCCAACTAGTACAATGCCAAGTAGGTAATTGGTTTATGTGCAGTTCCGTCTATAAACTTGCCAAAGAATTATACGGCGATCAAGAAGGTTCCCATGCTACCCCTAGTGAAGTCGCTGTTACCCAATATGTTTATCCAGAAGCAATTAAGCAAGCACCCCTCGCACCAGAAGTAGCCTCGGGACACAGAATTTATAGTGCAGCCGACTTTCGATTACATTACCCCGATGGACGCATGGGTTCAAATCCCGCCTTAGCTACCCCAGAACATGGTAAGCAATTTTATGAATTAGCCGTCAAAGAACTCAGCAGCAACTATTTAGAATTTTTAAACGCAGAATAA
- a CDS encoding ABC transporter ATP-binding protein, whose protein sequence is MLYLRNLVYHPTASPTAILKGIDLELAPQQLGLIIGPSGSGKSTLLEILSGLAEPTSGAVFWREQELISEQLQQLAGLVFQFPERHFCGGTILEELRLGHPELGSERVRQALSEVGLEHLSLSASPHALSGGQQRRLALAVQLIRQPNLLLLDEPTAGLDWSMRRQLVSLLAKLKKDWTLFVVTHDAGDMLAIADSCWTLNHGELKSVDPEVLKAKVQEPQPAV, encoded by the coding sequence ATGCTCTATCTTAGAAATCTGGTTTATCACCCAACAGCCAGCCCAACAGCGATTCTCAAAGGAATAGACTTGGAATTAGCACCACAACAGCTGGGTTTGATTATTGGCCCTAGCGGTTCTGGTAAAAGTACCTTATTAGAAATTTTATCTGGACTAGCTGAACCCACTTCTGGTGCAGTGTTCTGGCGCGAACAAGAACTGATTTCCGAACAGCTACAACAATTAGCTGGGTTAGTATTTCAGTTCCCAGAACGGCACTTCTGCGGCGGTACAATTTTAGAAGAATTACGCTTAGGGCATCCAGAACTAGGTTCAGAGCGAGTTAGGCAGGCATTAAGCGAAGTAGGATTAGAGCATTTATCACTGTCAGCATCACCCCATGCATTAAGTGGTGGACAACAGCGACGTTTAGCTTTGGCGGTACAGTTAATTCGCCAACCAAATTTATTATTATTAGACGAGCCAACAGCTGGGTTAGACTGGTCAATGCGCCGGCAGTTGGTCAGTTTATTGGCGAAGCTGAAAAAAGATTGGACATTATTTGTCGTTACACACGACGCTGGTGATATGTTAGCGATCGCAGATTCTTGTTGGACACTCAACCACGGTGAACTTAAATCTGTCGATCCCGAAGTATTGAAAGCTAAAGTTCAAGAACCCCAGCCGGCGGTGTGA
- a CDS encoding Mo-dependent nitrogenase C-terminal domain-containing protein, with product MIKTTNQPIVFSAFISPLSEKDKPKFDLLQPLRQWLDDLEIHNPKVAKFIAKLIPAQCPFERDIMLFGRKIAHIPPMCKLNPLYDQFVGLRFRALCYLVDKCGEDIQSYC from the coding sequence ATGATTAAAACCACAAACCAACCCATTGTATTCTCCGCTTTTATTAGTCCTCTCAGCGAAAAAGACAAACCTAAATTTGATTTATTGCAACCATTACGCCAATGGCTTGACGACCTCGAAATTCACAATCCTAAAGTCGCGAAATTTATTGCGAAACTCATTCCTGCACAATGCCCCTTTGAGCGCGATATCATGCTTTTTGGCCGGAAAATTGCTCACATTCCCCCTATGTGCAAGCTTAATCCCCTTTACGATCAATTTGTGGGCTTGCGTTTTCGTGCACTATGTTATTTAGTAGATAAATGTGGCGAGGATATCCAATCCTACTGCTAA
- a CDS encoding ATP-binding protein → MMKRFTSLTYKTLINMALRVTGVVLVSAGVSYVHVISRLETQTKMQLERYITRRGQQESTIFKLAEDNLTSLRDRLVQELKQPIDIDVQAEFARQYFAWNDGTLRNFPQNRPTKEFDSMRYAGSVIGRNVQMTEELKHRQLTANKLVSAYGAAWSNRFVDTYYLTPENTGVNYWKGVPIALETPPEVNNPKEEYFYIADPQHNPKRSPQWTGVYLDPSVKVWMVSAIVPVYEGNRFLGIVGHDVVLTDLIQHAIEDKLTGTYNIIFRSDGRLIAHPQKIQEIQQAQGQLKIDAINDPHLKRIFQLATNTKTQTQVLENSQDREYLAVTRLQGPDWYFVTVYPQSLLSGAAWDTAKFILISGAIALLIEVLLLLSVLQQKIAKPLQQLTAASNQLTNGDFAINLDTTREDELGELASSFNSMASQLKTSFIQLEEVNNALEIRVEERTTTLQDTLAQLRRTQTQMIQSEKMSALGQLVAGVAHEINNPVNFIHGNLTYIENYAQDLLKFIQLYQHHYPHLVAEIQTEAEKLELEFIQDDLPKMLSSMKIGTNRIREIVLSLRNFSRLDEAELKAVDIHEGIDSTLLILQHRLKEQPHRPAISVVKNYSNLPLVLCFPGQLNQVFMNILSNAIDALEDANQQRTSTETAAHPLTISIHTQLICEQQIMIAIADNGLGIPDTITTRLFDPFFTTKDVGKGSGLGLSISYQIVAELHKGKLHCHSTPGKGAEFVITLPIKAN, encoded by the coding sequence ATGATGAAGCGTTTCACCTCACTGACTTACAAAACACTCATCAATATGGCACTACGAGTAACCGGGGTGGTACTTGTATCGGCTGGGGTGAGTTATGTTCATGTCATATCCCGTTTGGAAACCCAGACGAAAATGCAATTAGAAAGGTACATTACCAGACGGGGACAGCAAGAAAGCACTATATTTAAACTCGCAGAAGATAACCTCACTTCCCTACGCGATCGCCTGGTGCAGGAATTAAAGCAACCTATTGATATAGATGTCCAAGCGGAATTTGCGCGTCAGTATTTTGCTTGGAATGATGGTACTCTTCGCAATTTTCCCCAAAATAGACCAACTAAAGAATTTGATTCGATGCGCTATGCAGGATCGGTGATTGGTCGCAATGTGCAGATGACTGAAGAACTCAAGCACCGCCAGCTAACAGCTAATAAATTGGTTAGTGCTTACGGTGCTGCTTGGTCTAATCGCTTTGTTGATACCTATTACCTGACACCAGAAAATACAGGGGTGAACTATTGGAAGGGAGTACCAATTGCCTTAGAAACACCACCTGAAGTTAATAACCCCAAAGAAGAATATTTTTATATTGCAGACCCTCAACATAACCCTAAGCGATCGCCTCAGTGGACAGGTGTTTATCTCGATCCCAGTGTGAAAGTCTGGATGGTTTCGGCAATTGTCCCAGTTTATGAAGGCAATCGCTTTTTGGGCATTGTTGGGCATGATGTGGTCTTAACCGATTTAATACAACATGCAATTGAGGATAAATTAACAGGTACTTACAATATCATTTTTCGCTCAGACGGTCGTTTAATTGCCCACCCCCAAAAAATTCAGGAAATTCAGCAAGCTCAAGGACAATTAAAAATTGATGCAATTAACGATCCCCATCTCAAACGCATTTTTCAACTAGCTACAAACACGAAAACTCAAACCCAAGTTTTAGAAAATAGTCAAGACCGTGAATATTTAGCAGTGACTCGCTTACAAGGCCCAGACTGGTATTTTGTCACAGTCTATCCTCAATCACTGCTATCAGGGGCAGCATGGGATACAGCTAAATTTATCTTAATTTCTGGTGCAATAGCTCTATTGATAGAAGTGTTGTTACTTTTATCGGTGTTGCAACAAAAAATTGCTAAACCCCTCCAACAATTAACAGCCGCCAGTAATCAACTTACTAACGGTGACTTTGCAATTAATCTTGATACCACACGAGAAGATGAACTCGGAGAACTCGCCAGTTCTTTTAACAGTATGGCAAGTCAGTTAAAGACTTCTTTCATCCAACTAGAAGAGGTCAACAATGCCTTAGAAATAAGAGTTGAGGAGCGAACAACAACCCTACAAGACACACTTGCACAACTACGCCGTACCCAAACTCAAATGATTCAGAGTGAAAAGATGTCAGCCTTGGGGCAATTGGTAGCAGGCGTAGCTCATGAAATCAATAATCCTGTTAATTTCATTCACGGTAATCTCACTTATATAGAAAACTACGCCCAAGATTTATTGAAATTTATTCAGCTATATCAACATCACTACCCTCATCTTGTCGCGGAAATTCAAACTGAGGCAGAAAAATTAGAGTTGGAATTTATTCAAGATGATTTGCCTAAGATGCTATCTTCAATGAAAATTGGCACCAATCGCATTCGCGAAATTGTGCTATCACTCCGCAATTTTTCTCGTTTAGATGAAGCTGAATTAAAAGCAGTTGATATTCATGAAGGCATTGATAGTACATTACTAATTTTGCAACATCGTCTGAAAGAGCAACCACATCGCCCAGCCATATCAGTCGTAAAAAACTATAGTAACTTGCCTTTGGTACTTTGCTTTCCCGGTCAACTCAATCAAGTATTTATGAATATTCTTTCTAATGCTATTGATGCCTTAGAAGATGCCAATCAGCAGCGCACCTCTACAGAAACTGCTGCACATCCTCTCACAATTTCAATTCATACTCAGTTGATATGTGAACAGCAAATCATGATTGCTATTGCAGATAATGGTTTGGGTATTCCAGACACAATTACCACAAGGTTATTTGACCCTTTCTTCACAACTAAAGATGTCGGTAAAGGTTCCGGTTTAGGTTTATCTATTAGCTATCAAATTGTGGCTGAATTACATAAAGGAAAACTGCATTGTCATTCCACTCCAGGAAAAGGCGCAGAATTTGTGATCACTCTACCAATAAAAGCTAATTAA
- the rsmG gene encoding 16S rRNA (guanine(527)-N(7))-methyltransferase RsmG, producing MTNLLPEMAEIWQKTLNWQPNTQQQLQFQQLYELILEGNSQFNLTRITEAEEFWEKHLWDSLRGIAPQQQFIASLAAGASVIDIGTGAGFPGIPIAIASANSKITLLDSTRKKVTFIEKILTTLGLSNGKTLVGRVEEIGQQRQHRQNYHVATIRAVGPASVCAEYALPLLKVGGLAVIYRGNWTQEETTALQNAVDQLGGVIEAIEQFTTPLSDSIRHCLYLRKVAATPANFPRAVGVPTQKPL from the coding sequence ATGACTAACTTATTGCCTGAAATGGCAGAAATCTGGCAAAAAACTCTCAATTGGCAACCAAATACTCAACAGCAGTTACAATTTCAGCAGCTTTACGAATTAATTCTGGAAGGGAATAGTCAGTTTAATTTAACTCGCATTACTGAAGCTGAAGAGTTTTGGGAGAAGCATCTGTGGGATTCGCTGCGGGGAATTGCGCCACAGCAGCAATTTATCGCTTCTCTAGCAGCGGGTGCATCTGTAATTGATATTGGTACGGGTGCAGGTTTTCCTGGGATTCCTATCGCGATCGCATCTGCTAATTCTAAAATTACGTTGCTCGATTCAACTCGCAAAAAAGTTACTTTTATCGAGAAAATCTTGACTACCCTTGGGTTGAGTAATGGCAAAACTCTTGTAGGTAGAGTTGAAGAAATCGGCCAGCAACGCCAGCACCGACAAAATTATCATGTGGCGACAATCCGCGCTGTTGGGCCTGCTTCTGTCTGTGCGGAATATGCTTTACCATTGCTGAAGGTTGGGGGTTTAGCAGTTATTTACCGCGGGAATTGGACACAAGAGGAAACTACAGCTTTGCAAAATGCTGTCGATCAGTTGGGTGGGGTAATTGAAGCAATAGAACAATTTACTACTCCTCTGAGTGATAGTATTCGTCACTGTTTATACTTACGGAAGGTTGCAGCTACACCTGCTAACTTTCCCCGTGCTGTGGGTGTACCAACTCAAAAACCGCTTTAA
- a CDS encoding Sll0314/Alr1548 family TPR repeat-containing protein, whose translation MNKWFSAPQAIVFARVTKIAQTTFAAAIAFNLGMNPTLAGDPFRPDKPHAIGDKTEAAFKAVFQKGNYQQAESYLQQAISSEPNEPLAYAMKASLAYANKDLTSLDTYSKKTLETGQKLIDKDPLRGNLYTAVGNFLEGAVIITREGAGGAAQALSRLRQVYQYLDKAEAISANDPEVNLIRGYMDLLLAVNLPFSNPDEAIQRLENNAAPKYLADRGIALGYRDLKNYSQALDYANRALKTTSENPELYYLKAQILHEQGKKENSRDLIKEAIANFDTALSKKSQLPASLVQQIESERNNANNRLKSFS comes from the coding sequence ATGAATAAATGGTTTTCTGCTCCTCAAGCAATTGTGTTTGCTAGAGTCACTAAGATTGCTCAGACAACTTTTGCTGCTGCGATCGCATTCAATTTGGGAATGAATCCAACGCTGGCTGGCGATCCTTTCCGTCCTGACAAACCTCATGCAATTGGGGATAAAACCGAAGCCGCTTTTAAAGCAGTTTTTCAAAAAGGCAACTATCAACAAGCAGAAAGTTACCTCCAGCAAGCAATATCCAGCGAACCCAATGAACCACTAGCCTATGCAATGAAGGCATCTTTAGCCTATGCCAACAAAGATTTAACTTCATTAGACACATACAGCAAAAAAACCCTCGAAACCGGACAAAAGTTGATTGATAAAGATCCCCTACGCGGTAATTTATACACAGCCGTAGGGAATTTCCTAGAGGGAGCAGTGATTATTACCCGTGAAGGTGCAGGTGGTGCAGCACAAGCTTTAAGTCGCTTGCGGCAAGTTTACCAATATTTAGATAAAGCGGAAGCAATTTCTGCCAACGATCCAGAAGTAAACCTCATTAGAGGCTATATGGATTTGCTACTAGCTGTTAATCTGCCTTTTTCTAACCCAGATGAAGCGATTCAACGGCTAGAAAACAATGCTGCTCCTAAATATCTTGCAGATCGGGGGATTGCCCTTGGCTATCGAGATTTAAAAAATTACTCCCAAGCCCTAGATTACGCCAATCGTGCTTTGAAAACCACATCCGAAAACCCAGAGTTATATTATCTCAAAGCCCAAATCCTCCACGAACAAGGTAAAAAAGAAAATAGTCGAGACTTGATCAAAGAAGCGATCGCTAATTTTGACACCGCCTTAAGCAAAAAATCCCAACTCCCAGCCAGTTTAGTCCAACAAATCGAATCCGAACGCAACAACGCGAATAATCGGTTGAAGAGTTTTAGTTAG